In Ureibacillus thermophilus, the genomic stretch ACAAAATTTTTAGGAGAAGTGGAAATCGAAGAAAAAGAAATCATTACGTTAACAAACGGACTATTAGGTTTAGAAGAATATACGAAATATGTACTCCTCCCATTAGAAAAAGATAGCCCATTGGCTTTTTTCCAATCAGTCGAAGAGCCACAAATTGGATTTGTCGTTGCCTATCCATTTGCTTTTAAAAAAGACTATGCATTTGATATTGGAGAAGATGATAAAGAGGAATTGCAAGTTGAAAAAGCAGAAGATCTCATTGCCTATTCCATTGTGACATTAAAAGAACCTTTTGAAGCGTCAACATTGAATTTGCTTGCTCCAATCGTAATCAATAGCGTAAAAAAATGCGGAAAACAAATTGTGTTGCAAGACAACGAAGCCTTTCCGCTGCGCTTCCCGATTGCTGAGCTAAAAGGAAGTGTAAAATAATGTTAGTCCTCTCAAGAAAACTCAATGAATCTATCATCATCGGCGAAAATATAGAAGTTAAAGTGCTCTCCATTGAAGGAGATCAAGTAAAATTGGGAATCGTGGCGCCCAAAAATATCAAAGTCCACCGCAGGGAAGTATATGAATCTATCCAAGAACAAAATAAAGCGGCATTAAATATTGATGCGAATTTAATTCAAAAATTAA encodes the following:
- the fliW gene encoding flagellar assembly protein FliW — translated: MQIQTKFLGEVEIEEKEIITLTNGLLGLEEYTKYVLLPLEKDSPLAFFQSVEEPQIGFVVAYPFAFKKDYAFDIGEDDKEELQVEKAEDLIAYSIVTLKEPFEASTLNLLAPIVINSVKKCGKQIVLQDNEAFPLRFPIAELKGSVK
- the csrA gene encoding carbon storage regulator CsrA; the protein is MLVLSRKLNESIIIGENIEVKVLSIEGDQVKLGIVAPKNIKVHRREVYESIQEQNKAALNIDANLIQKLTKKR